The genomic DNA GACTTCGCCGCCTCGACGGCGTACATGCGCTCGCGCGTCGAACTCGGGGTGCGCATCAACCTCGCGGGCCGGGAGCCGGCGGGGGTCGTCCCGCCCGACGCGTACGAGGAGGTCCGGGCCGACCTCGTGGAGCTGTTCGCGGGCATCGAGACCCCCGACGGCGAGGCGCTGTTCGACGCGGTCCTCCCCCGCGAGGCCGCGTTCGCGGGGCCCCACCTCGACGAGGGGCCCGACATCGTGCTCGTGCCCGCGGGCTACGACCACCACCTGACGGCGTCGCTGCGCGGCGAGCCGTTCGCCCCCCTGGAGTCGTTCTGGGACCACCGGTTCGAGGGCGTCCTGGCGGTCACCGGCGAGGGGGTCGACCCGACGGCGGACCTCGCGGGTGCGGACCTGCTCGACGTCGCCCCGACCGCGCTCGCCACCCTCGGCGTCCCGGCCTCCGACCGGATGGAGGGGGCCGTGCTCCCGGTCGTCGAGCCGGCCGGCGTCGAGTCGTATCCGGTGTTGGACCCCTCCGTCGGCGGCGACCCCGGGGCCGGTGAGGCCCGGGGTCGCGAACGGACCGAGCAGCACCTGGCCGATCTGGGGTATCTCGAGTGACCATGGGGCTCGATATCGAGTGCGAGCGCGACCCGGCGGCGTGGAACGAACTGGTCGGCAGAGCGCCGCACGGCACCCCCTTCCACCGGTACGAGTGCCTGACGGCCGCGGCCCGACACACGAACACCGAACTGGCGCCCCTCGTCGGGTACAACGGGCAGGAGCCGGTCGGGGTGTTCCCGCTGTCCACCCGCTCGCTGGGGCCGGTCACCGTGGCCTTCTCGCCGCCGCCGCGGCTGAAGCTGACCTACGGCGGGCCGTTGCTGCTCGACCAGGGCGGGCTCAAACAGCGCAAGGCCGAGCGCCGGAACCGCCAGCTCGTCGAGGGCTGCCTGACGTGGCTCGACGAGGCCTGCGGCCCGGTGTACACGCACGTCCGCACGGGGACGCGCTACGACGACGCGCGGCCGTTCCTCTGGGCGTCGTTCGACGTGACCCCCGGGTACACCCACGTCGTCGACATCTCGCCGCCGGAAGACGACCTGCTCGCCCGGTTCAGCAGCGACGCCCGCAAGAACGTCACCGACCCCGAACCGGACGTACTCATCCGCGAGGAGGGGGTCGGCGGTATCGAGCGTATCATCGACCAGGTGCGCGCCCGGCACGCCGAACAGGGCCGGGCGTACGACCTGCCGGCCGCGTTCCCGGTCGACCTCTACCGCGACCTCCCCGACGGCGTCGTCCGCCCGTACGTCTGCCGCGTCGACGGCTCGTTCGCCGGGGGCATCGTTGCCCT from Haloglomus litoreum includes the following:
- a CDS encoding GNAT family N-acetyltransferase, giving the protein MGLDIECERDPAAWNELVGRAPHGTPFHRYECLTAAARHTNTELAPLVGYNGQEPVGVFPLSTRSLGPVTVAFSPPPRLKLTYGGPLLLDQGGLKQRKAERRNRQLVEGCLTWLDEACGPVYTHVRTGTRYDDARPFLWASFDVTPGYTHVVDISPPEDDLLARFSSDARKNVTDPEPDVLIREEGVGGIERIIDQVRARHAEQGRAYDLPAAFPVDLYRDLPDGVVRPYVCRVDGSFAGGIVALESGDTVYRWQGGATPTVDVPVNDLVDWRIIRDARDRGLGRYDLVGAGDPGISQYKAKFAPSVEPYFQMTRSTLAAELVREVYGRVR